The genomic segment CGATAGGGATGGAGGAGTTTGAGGAGGCGATTGAGCGGGTGGTAGCGGGTCCGGAGCGGCGCAGCCGGCTGATCTCGGAGGAGGAGAAGCGGATCATCGCCTACCACGAGGCCGGACACGCCCTGGTGATGAAGATGCTCCCTCACGCCGACAAGGTGCATAAGATCTCCATCGTCTCTCGTGGCATGGCGTTGGGGTACACCATGCCTTTGCCGGAGGAGGATCGCGTGCTGAACAGCCGGGATCGCTATCGCGACGAGCTGGCCGGGCTGCTCGGCGGCCGCGTGGCGGAGGAGATCGTCTTCGGGGAGGTGACCACGGGAGCGGCGAACGATCTGGAGCGGGTGACCAAGCTGGCGCGCCGGATGGTGACCGAGTTCGGCATGAGCGAGAAGTTGGGGCCGCTCCAGTTCGGGCAGAAGGAGGAGCTGGTCTTCCTGGGCCGGGAGATCTCGGAGCAGCGCAACTATTCGGAGGAGATCGCCCAGTTAATCGACTCTGAGGTGCGTCGGTTTGTCGAGGAGGCGCATGAGCGGGCGCGGGCGATCCTCCTGCGTTATCGGCAGAAGCTCGACGAGGTGGCGGAGAGGTTGATTCGCGACGAGACCATCGAGGCGGAAGAATTCGAAGCCATGTTCGCGTAGGCGTCTTCGCTTGCGAAAGAATCCGCCCAGTGGCATGCCATTGGGCGGATTTTGCCTATAGGGGATAGCTACATGGTGTTGGTATGAGAAGGAGATGGGAGCTGTGGTATCCACCCCGCTGGTGACCACTAAGATATTGTTGCCTCGCCTGCGTTCCGATTTGTTGCGTCGCCCTCGGCTGATCGATTTCCTTCACTCGCACGTGAACCGCAAACTGATCCTGATCTCCGCCTCCGCCGGATACGGCAAGACGTCCCTGCTCATCAGCTTTGCCCACGAGACGGAGCTGCCCGTCTGTTGGTACAGTCTGGATCCGTCGGACAATGACCCGCGCCTGTTCCTCGAGTATCTGGTCGCCAGCATCCGTCAGCGATTCCCGGATTTCGGCCAGCGTACGCTCGTGCTGCTCCGGGAGAGCGCGAGGAATGAACTGGAACCGGCCGTCAACATGCTCATCAACGAGATCCAGACGCGTATCCAGGGGGACGTGGTCATCATCCTGGATGACTATCAGGAAGTGGAGGAGAACGCACAGGTCAACGCGATCGTGGATCGGCTGCTTCGGCATCTGCCGGACACCTGTCACATCATCCTGTCAACTCGCACGCTGCCGCGTCGTCTCTCCCTCACCACGCTGACCGCCAGGCGACAGGCCGCCGGGCTGGGGGCGAACGATCTGCGTTTCACCCCTGCCGAGATCCAGGCGCTGGCCGAGCAGAACTATCAGCTCACGCTCACGGAGGAGCAGGCCGCGGCCTGGGCGGAACGCAGCGAGGGGTGGATCACGGGCATCCTCCTGACCACGCACGCCATGTGGCAGGGGCTGTTGCAGTCGTTGATGCGCATCCAGGGCTCCGGCAGTCAGGTCTTCGAGTATCTGGCCAATGAGGTCTTCCAGCAGCAGCCCGAGGAGATTCAGCACTTCCTGCTGGCGAGCTCCGTCTTTCGGGAGATGACGCCCGCCATGTGTGACGCCCTGCTGGAGATCAACAACAGCCTCGCCGTGCTCCAGACCCTGGAGCTGCGCAACCTGTTCATCAACCGGCTGGAGGGGCCCGAGGCCTGGTTCCGCTATCACCAGCTCTTTCGCGAGTTCCTGGAGCAGAAGCTGCGCACTGAGTTCCCCGATGAGTATCGCCGGCTGCATCGCCGGGCCGGCGAGCTGGCGCAGGATATGGGCCGGTGGGATGCCGCCGTCTATCATTACCATGAGGCGGAGCTGCCCGAGCGGATCGCGGCGCTCATCGAGCAGGTCGCGGCGGACGTGTACGACCGGGGACGATGGCGCACGCTGACCCGCTGGATGGACCTCCTGCCTCAGGAGATCCAGGATCGGCATCCCATGTTGAAATTCTGGCGTGCGAAGATCTACGTGGAGATGGCGGACCTGGATGAGGCGCTGCGACTGTTACACGAGGCTTGCGAGGGCTTCCGAGCGGTGGGTGATCTCAAGCGACTGGCTCGTGCGCTGGTAGAGCACGCCAGCGTGCTCCGTCTGATGGGAGATCATATGGGCGCCATCGCGGATTGCGAGGCGGTCCTGGAGATGGGCGAGCGGGCGGAGACATCCACCATAGCGCTGGCCCATCGCGTCATCGGCACGTGCTATGGGCTGCGCGGCGAGTTCACCGTGGGCGCTCGTGAGCTTGAGGAGGCGCTGCGTCTGTATCGCCAGATACGGGATCGGGACAACGAGGCGTATCTGTACCATGACCTGGGCACGATGTACGAGCTCATCGGGGACATCGACCGCTCGAGCGCGTATTTCCGGCAGGCGCTCCGGTACTGGGAGGCGACGGACAAGCCCTGGGCCCTGGCCAATACGCTGAACAGCATCGGGAACAGCCACTACTATCGCGGGGAGTACGAGGAGGCTCAGAAGGCCCTGGAGCGGGCGCTCGACAAGGCGCGAGAGGCAGGCTACACCCGTATCGAGGCGTATATCCTGGCCAGCTTGGGCGATCTGTACCGGGACACAGGGCGGCTGTCAGAAGCCGTTCGGGCCTATCGGGATGGTCTTGAGATCGCCCAGCAGGTGAACGAGGCCATGATCACGGTGTACATCATGGCCGCGCTGGGCAACGCCTATCGTCAGCAGAGGCAGTGGTCTCAGGCGCAGGGGATCTTGCAGCAGGCCCTTTTGCTGGCTGAACATCACGATTCCGGGTACGAGATCGGATTGTGCAAGCTCAGCCTGGGCATGTTGGTGTGCGATATGGGCGATCACACCAAGGCTCAACAGTACCTGGAGCAGGCCTACGCCCTGTTCGAAAGCGGCGGGGCTCAGCGAGAGCAGGCCCGAGCGGCGTTGCAGCTCGCCCATCTCGAGTTCGTCCGTCTCCATCGCCCGCAGGCGATCCAGTTCCTCCTGATCGCGTTGGACATCGCGGAAAACATCGGGTGCGATCAATTCATGCTCACGGATGGAACGCGGCTCCTCCCCCTCTACCGATATGCCCTGCGGCGCCGGGTGGGGGTCAGCCGGCTGCGCAAGATCTGCAATCGGATTCGGGAGATGCAGCGGGCGCAGGAGCCGGCCAGCGTCACAGTCCGGCCGATGCCCCAGACGGTCCGGATTCAGGCCTTCGCCCTGGGGCCGTCCCGCGTGATGAAGGATGGCCGTCTGCTCACGCGGGCGGACTGGGGCTCCACGGTCACGCGTGAGATGTTCTTCTACCTCCTGGAGCATCGTCAGCCCCTGCGCAAAGAGCAGATCATCGACATCTTCTGGGCGGAGGTGAACGAGGAGAAGGCGAACAGCAACTTCCACTCCACGGCCTACCGACTTCGCCGGGCGATCGCGCAGGACACGCTCCTCTACGAGAACGGGCTCTATCGCCTGAATCCGGATCTGGAGATCTGGTATGACGTGGATGCGTTCCAGGAGCTGATCGCCCAGGTCGCCCGGGAGGACCTGTCGATGGAGCAGCGGGAGGAGCTCCTGGAGAGGGCGATCGATCTCTATCAGGGCGATTTCCTGGCCGAGTTCTACTCCGATTGGTGTGTGCCGCAGCGTGAGGCGCTCAAGGGGTTGTATCTGGAGGCGGTGTTGCAGCTGGGAGGGATTCGGGTGCTTCAGGACGATCCCGAGGGGGCGATGGAGATGTTCGAGACGGCGTTGGGGGTGGATAGCTATCGCGAGGAGACCTACATGTTGCTCATGCAGATGTGCGCTCTAAAGGGGGACCTGGATGGCGTGAGGTATTGGTATCGGCGCTGTGAGGATGTGCTCATGCAGGAGCTGGGGATGCCCCCCTCGGAGGCGACCACACGGTTTTACCGTGAGTTGCTCGGGTAGGAGGTGGGCACTCCTCATGCCCTCGCTGGACAGGGCCGGAAACGCCGGAGGGGACGGATATCTGCCCCCTCCCAGAGCGCCCTGAGTCGGTGTGCTTTAGAGTGTGTCTGAGAAATGCTATTGCTTCTGCCGTGAGGAGGCCCGGAGGGGCGGAGCCCCTCCGGAAAAAGCCCTTCTTCTGCCTTCGACCTGCCTGGCCTCGGCCTGGGCCCTTCGGAAAGGGCCGAGAAAGGCAGGTGCAGTGCAGGTCGGAAAAGCAGGGTTTCCGTGGAGGGGATCTCCCCTCCACACCACCCCCTGTGGAGCTGGTTGTTGAGGGAGATCCCTCAGACACGCTCTTAGATATCAGGGCACGACCAGTACTGGACAGGGCGCGTTTCGCAGTACCTGCGTGCTCACGCTCCCGAGCAACATCTCCGCCATGTTGCCGGGGCCGCGTGTCCCCATAACGATCAGGTCCACCTCGTAGCGCTTGGCCGCCTCCAGGATGGCCGGGGCCGGTGCACCCTCGATGATCTCTCCCTCGGCTTCCACCCCGGCCTCTCTCAGGACCTGGGTCGAATCGTCCACGGCCGCTTGGGCAACTCGCTGGAATTGCTCCTCCAGCTCCTCGAAGCCGTCGATCCCCTGATATTGCTTGGGAACCTCGTACGCGTGGAGCACGTAGACCTTGGCCTGCTCCACCCGGGCCAGGTGCTCTACGTAGATCAGCGCACGCTCCGAGGCCCCCGAGGCATCCGTGGCGAACAGGATGTTCCGGATCATGCTGCACCTCCGGGGTCAGTACCGCAGGATGGCGCCGATGGGGCCTTCACGTTGGATGCGCTCGCGATCGGGGCCGCGGACCACCTCCAGGTGGCCGCCTTGATCGATCACCTGCTGCATGGCGACATCGATGATGTCCTCCTCGGCCACCAGCGGCCCCTCGCAGTACGGGCACGCGGAGGGGCGCTGATCGGTCAGGTCCGCGATCAGGCCGCCGCACTGCTCGCATCGCCACCCTTTGTGCTTGAACCCCTCCGGTACGACCAGGATGTGAACCCGGCCCTGCTGTACGGCCGTCATCGTGTCGGCCAACCCCAGTACGGCCTTCTGGCCCTTGAAGGTCCGGGTGATCACCGCCTCCACGCGCTCGGCCTCTATGGCTGCCTCCACCTGGCGTTCGATGGCGGCGACCTCCTCTCGGATCGTGTTGAAGTCCGCCGTAACGGGGATGTTCGCGCTGCCCCGCACCAGCTCCTGCAGCGCCTTGGGAAGCATCTCCTTCAGCTGATCCACGTTCTCCGCCGTGCCGCCCAGCACCAGATGCTGCCACCGCTCGTGTTCGTACAGGCGGGCGACGATCTCCGCCACGTTGCGGAAATGGTGCGCGTATTGCTCTCTCAGCCAGTTCAGATGCGCCAGCTGACCGGGGCCCTGGTCGCGGGTCTTGGGCGGCGTGACGTCATGCTGAGCGATGCCGTACTCCGCGACCTCCCCCAGGTAGTAGAGGAGGAATCGGGCCTTCTCTCGGTCCAGGAGCACGACGCCGTATCGCTCATACTCGTCCATGAGCATGAGCAGGGGGCGCAGGTAGACATGATCCCCCCACACCAGGCGATCTTCCAAAGGGGCGGGCAGATGATACACGCGCCACAGGTCCTGCTCGGGCGCGCAGAAGATCGCCAGGCTGCGGCCCGAAGGTCGGAACTGGAATCGGACGTGCTCGATGACCCGTTGCGCGGCGGATCGGAACCGTGCGAGCTCGGCCTTCTCCGTCAGTTTCTTCTCCTCCGCATCGATCAGCGCCTCGACGCGCCGCTCCAACGGGATCTCTGCCAGCCGTTGAGGCGTGATGTCCACGTACAGGGAGAGCACGCCCGGGGCCGACAGATGTATCTCCTGCAAAGGCTGCAATGCCTCTGGGGTTACGAAATCGTATCCTCGTTCATCATCGCCGAATAAGGTGAACACGCCTTCTTGCTCCCACAGATCTACGCTCATCATGCTCCCTCTCTTCCCTACGATCTGATCTGAAGATCGTGTATCTCGTGTGGTGGAAATTTCGCGAAACAGCCCATATGTCGCGAAGCTGTTCTCATGTATCTTGAAACCGGCCTAGGCCGGTTGAGCGATATCCTCCTCCTCGAGGCGGTGCACGCCCATCGCCTCCAGACGCTCCGCTAGCTCGCTGCCGTCCATGACCTCCTTTTCCAGCAGCTCCTGGGCCAGCGTGAGCAAGGCCTCTTTGTGTCGCTGGAGCAGCTCCCGGGCCCGACCGTAATTCTCGTCCACGATGCGACGGATCTCCGCGTCGATCTGTTGGGCGGTCTCCTCGCTGTAAGGCGAATGGGGCACTCCCTGGCGTTCGTCCCCCAGGAATCCCTCCGGCGTCGCCTCCAGGGCGATGGGGCCTAGCGTGTCGCTCATGCCGAACTGCGTCACCATGCGGCGGGCCAGCTCCGTCGCCCTTTGCAGGTCATCGGCGGGCCCTGTGCTCACCTGGCCGAAGACGATCTCCTCGGCCGCGCGGCCTCCCAGCACCACCGTCATCCGATCTCGTAGCTCGGCCTCGGTCAGCAGATAGCGGTCCTCCAGGGGGACCTGGATGGTCACGCCCAGCGCGGCCGCGCCGCGGGGCACGATGCTGACCTTATGCACCGGGTCCGCGTGCGGCAGGAGCATGCCCAGCAGGGCGTGGCCCATCTCATGGTGGGCCACGATAGCACGCTCGCGCTCGTTCAGCGCCCGGTTCTTGCGCTCCAGGCCGGCCATCACCCGGTCGATGGCCTCATCCAGGTCGTCCATGGTGACCTGCTGGCGGCCGCGCCGCACGGCCAGCAGGGCGGCCTCGTTCACCACGTTGGCCAGCTCCGCCCCGGCGAACCCGGGCGTGCGGGCGGCGATCACGCGCAGGTCCACGTCGGGTGCCAGCTTGACCTTCCGGGTGTGTACGCGCAGGATCGCCTCGCGGCCGTTGAGGTCCGGCTTATCCACGACGATCTGACGATCGAATCGGCCGGGGCGCAGCAACGCCGGATCCAGCACATCCGGCCTGTTGGTGGCGGCCATGATGATGACCCCGGCCGAGCTGTCGAACCCGTCCATCTCCACCAGGAGCTGGTTCAGCGTCTGTTCTCGCTCCTCGTTGCTGACCGGGGACCGCCCGCCGGCCCGGCTGCGCCCGATCGTGTCGATCTCGTCGATGAAGACGATGCAGGGCGCCTTCTCGCGAGCCTGCCGGAAGAGGTCGCGCACCCGGGCGGCGCCCACGCCTACGAACATCTCCACGAAATCGGCGCCGGAGATGCTGAAGAACGGCACGCCGGCCTCTCCCGCCGTGGCGCGGGCCAGCAGCGTCTTTCCCGTCCCGGGCGGTCCCACCAGCAGCACCCCCTTGGGGATCCGAGCGCCCACGGCGGTATACTTCTCCGGGTGTTTCAGGAAGTCCACGACCTCACGCAGCTCCTCGACCGCCTCGTCCACGCCCGCGACGTCCTTGAACGTCACCTTGACGTCGCTTTCGTCCCAGATCTTGGCGCGGCTGCGGCCGAAGCTCAGCGCCTGGGTCGCCCCGGGAAGGCGCTGGACGCTCCATCCCCAGAATCCGAGCAGCAACAGGAGGGGCAGACCCCAGCTGAGCACGACGCTCCAGAAGGGGCTCGGCGGGACGCCCGTGAACTCGGCGCCGATCTCATGCAGGCGATCCACGATCTCCGCGTCGTCCACGCCCGGGACTCGATTGGCGCGGAAGCTCTGGGCCTGTTCCCCCTCGCCCTCCGTCCAGGTGATCTCGTCCACGCCGATGGCGGCTCGGGTGACCGTCCCTTTGCTCAGCGCGTCCAGGAAACGGCTGTAGGGCGCTGGCTGGGGACGGAAGGGGGCGAGGAACCACAGGTTGATCGCCAGCAGGATCATCGTAGAGATGATCAGGTAGGCCACGCTGTACCAGATCTGTCGCCGCCGGGTGTGGCGACCGTGGTCCTTTCCATTCATGCGCTTTTCACCTCCCCTGGCTCGCACTACGTTTGCAGGCGGGCCAGCTCCTCCGGCGCGACGCGCAGGCGATTATCCACATCGCGCACGCCGGGCACGTGGGTCACCACGTCGTCGGCGATGTCCCACTCCTCCTGGCTGGCGACGTACCCGGTCAGCACGATATGGCCGAGGTACGCGGACACCTGGACGCCAGGGAAGTCATGAACGGTGCGCGGGTCCTCGGCCAGGGCACGAGCGGCGGCCGGGACCAGCTCGTCGTCGCAGTAGAGTTGGTTGCGGACCTCTCGTACGCCCTCGACCTCCGCCGCGATTTGGGCGGCCATTTTCTTGTGGGAGAGGGCACGTACCCAGCCGGTGAGCGTGACGACGCCATCCTTCACCTCGATGCCAACCGGCGCCCCCACCTCGCGAATGGGGTTGAATCGATATAGCCGATCACGCACGTCAGCCAGGATCTCCTGATCGCGCTCCGAGTGGGCGATTTCTGGTTGACCGAACACGGCTTCCCTCCTTTTCAGGGTCTTATGGTTGCTGTAGTTGTTGCCATTGCTGAGGGGGGATGCGCACGGCTGGCAGCAGCTCGTCAAGGCGATCCGGCTTCACCTCCAGGGCGTTGATCACCGAGATCACCCCCTCCTGCTGTCGGGCGATCTCCTCGGCCGCCCGGCGGACCTCAGCCGAGCTGACCTCGCCTGACAGCGTGACCACGCCATGGTCGCTGGTGACCTCGATCACCGCCAAACGCGTGCGGGGGTCCGCCTCCAGCGCCGCGATCACGCGGGCGACCACGCCGGTGTCCGTCGTGATGGCGTTCTCCACATCCACCACGCCTTCGACGCTGCGGGCGATGGTCTCCGCGTGGCGCTTGGCGGCGATGTCCGCCACCTGGCCGGACAGGCGAACCAGGCCGTCCTCCAGCGTCGCCTTCACCCGGCTCAGGTCGAACTCCTTGGCCGCGGCCAAACGCTCGCGCACCTCTTCCAGGATGTCCACGTCCGAACGCTGGGTATGCTGAGCCAGCTTCTCCAGCTCCTCACGCGTGGCTTTGATGTAGATCCCCTCGTCGCTGATGGAGCGGACCATCTCGATGGGAACCACCAGCCGGCGAGGGAAGATCCCCTTGCGCAGGACCAGGTGGGTGATCTCCCCCGTCTCCTTGTTCACCAACAGGTGATCGATGTGCCCGATGGTCCCCTCCGCATTATACACGCGCGTTCCCCGGCCGATGACGGTCTCGTTGGGGTCGATGCCCTTCTGTACGCGCTGTCGCATCATCGGCCGAATCTCGGTGGTGAGAGGGGGCACGCCGTATCCGTAACGCAGATACCAGTGCAGGACGTCCTCGCTGCGATAGCCGGGGCCGGGCTTCCAATCCGGCGCGGGTACGACGAATTCTTCTTCTCGATATTCGGGGTAGTTGGCCAGCTCTCGGCTGGTGATGCGCAGGCGGATCGCCTCTTCATCGGCGCTCTCCACCACGTCCGTCGGGATCACGCGGTCCTTCTTTTGCAGGAATCCCTTCTCCACTATCAGGTCCGTCACGCGCCGGGTGTGGGGATCCACGACGACCTTCACCAGCCGCCCCGCGCGTCCATCCACGCAGTACACATCTGCTCCGATCTTGAACATGATTCCCTCCTCATTGTGTGCCTAATCCGGATGGACTTCCTCGCCTCCTTCGCCGGGCCGTCTCGTCTGCCGCTCATCGCGATGGCGCGTGGGCGAGGGAGGCATGGTCGATCACAAACATCATTATGCGCGCCGTATATAAGAGACACATGTGCTCAACATAAGCATTCCGTTAGAGCGGTTGTGCAACGTGTCCAAGTTAGCGTCGCGAAGTTTGAACAGTTCACCCATGGTCCTCCTCTCCCATATCCGTTATCCTTGGGGGCGTAAGCTGCCCAAGCTTTCGGACGCCATAACCTGAGGAGGAGGCTATGACGGGAGAGATCAATGCGGCCGACGTCGCTTGGATCCTCATGTCGGCTGCGCTGGTAATGCTCATGACGCCGGCTTTGGGTTTCTTCTACGGCGGGCTGGTCCGACGCAAGAATGTTCTGGCGACGATCATGCACAGCTTCTTCATGTTGGCGCTGATCAGCGTCCAGTGGGTGTTGTGGGGATATAGCCTGGCCTTCGGCCCAGATCTGGGAGGGGTCATCGGCAGCCTGCGATGGATCGGACTGAACGGTGTCGGTCTGGAGCCCAGCCCGGACTACGCGAGCTCCGTTCCCCACCTGGCGTTCATGATCTACCAGGGGATGTTCGCCGTCATCACTCCGGCCCTGATTACGGGAGCGTTCGCCGAGCGGAAGCGGTTTAAAGCGTTCGCCATCTTCAGCCTGCTCTGGGCGACCCTGGTGTACGATCCGGTGGCCCACTGGGTGTGGGGTGTGGGTGGATGGCTGGGGCGCCTGGGGGCGATGGACTTCGCTGGCGGCACCGTGGTTCACATCACCTCCGGCATGTCGGCGCTGGTAGCGGCCATCTTCCTGGGCCGCCGGTTGGGGTTCGGTCGCGAGCCCATGAAACCCCACGATGTGACCATGACGTTGCTCGGGGCCGGGTTGCTGTGGTTTGGATGGTTTGGCTTCAACGCCGGTAGCGCCCTGTCTTCGGGGGCGTTGGCGGTGAACGCCTTTGTGGTCACGAATACGGCCGCCGCAATGGCCGCGTTGACGTGGATGACGCTGAGCTGGATCCATCAGCATCAGCCCAGCGTGTTGGGTTCTGCAGCGGGCGCCGTCGCCGGGTTGGTCGCCATTACGCCAGCCGCCGGTTTCGTGGGCGTGCCAGCGTCCCTGCTGATCGGCCTGGGTGCTGGATTCCTCTGCTACTGGGCCGTTCAGCTAAAGGAGAAGTGGGGCATAGACGACTCCCTGGACGTGTGGGGTGTGCATGGTGTGGGCGGCGTGTGGGGCGCGCTGGCGACAGGCATCTTCGCCTCCACGGCGATCAACCCCGACGGGGCCAACGGGCTGCTGTTCGGCAACCCGGGTCAGCTTCTCGTTCAGCTGGTTGCCGTGGTCATCGTCTCCCTGTACTCCATGGGCGTGACCTGGGTGATCCTCAAGGCTCTGGACAAGACGATCGGATTGCGTGTGGGCGAGGAGGAGGAGCTTTCCGGCCTGGATGTCACCCAGCACGGAGAGGTAGCCTACCAGTTATAATCCGGCTGCATATGCACTGGCCAAACATCATCGAATACTGAAGGAGGTTCACATGTCACCGTTGATCATTCTCGATCTGGTCGTTTTCGTAGCGTTGGTCGTCACATGGGCGCTCATGCCTTCACGGGCCTCCATGTAGATCGGTTTCCTCTATTGGGCTGTGCCCACACGCTGCGGGGGACATGAGGCGTCAGGGGGTATCCTCTGGCGTCTCATGCATTTCCGCCCCTGTGCGGGCCTTCCCCAGCCGTCGACTGAGCAGGAGCTTGAACCCGCGGGTTCGCGCGACGACCTCGCATCGACCGAACTCTCGCTCCATGATCCGTTCATAGGGGATGAACTGGTTGCAGACCAGGTAGAATCTTCCGCCGCGCTTGAGCCGGGGGCGCGCCTGCTGGATGAAGCGGTGCGCCACGCTGTAGTCGATCTCCCGCCCCGCGTGGAAGGGCGGGTTCGTGGCGATCACATCGCACTGCACGTCGCCGATGGCGGCCGGCCCATCGCCCAGGATCACCTCGGCGTTGCTCAACCGGTTGTGCGCCACGCTGCGCCGTGCGGCCTCCACGGCGATGATGTTGCTGTCCACCAGGTAGACATGCCCTCGCGGCGCCCTCAGCGCTGCGACCACCCCGATGACCCCGTATCCGCACCCCACGTCCAGCACCACATCTTCCGGCCCCACCTTGAAGTTCTCCAACAACAGGCGGGTGGCCGCGTCAAGGCGATCCCATGAGAAGATGCCGGGCTTGGAGATCATCTCCAGTTGTTGATCCCCGAACTCCACGACGATGGGGCGGTACCGGAAGTAATCCTCGTCAGGCTCTGCCGGGGGTCCCTCGCCTCGCACGGCCAGCGCCGCCCGGTAGCCCTTTTCGATCTCCAGCGTTTCCGCGCGGCCGAATAGGGCCGCGGCCCGTTTGATCCACGTTCGGATCCCACCCGCCTTGGGGCCGGCGAAGTAGAAGCGCCCTCCTGGACGCAGCAGCCGATGGGCGTCCACCAGGAATTGCATCACCACACGCTTGCCGGCGTTCACTGGCAGGTTGCTGAGCACCACATCATAGCGTTGGTCCGCCACGGCCTGGGCGCAGTCGCTGACCAGCACCCGGGCGTTGGTCACGCCGTTGAGCGCCAGGTTGGCCTCGGCCAGCCGGGTGGCCACCACGTTGCAGTCCACCAGATCGACGTGGCCTTCGGGGCCGGTCAGCCGGGCGGCCACCAGTCCCAGCACGCCGTAGCCGCATCCCAGATCCAGAACC from the Chloroflexota bacterium genome contains:
- a CDS encoding cell division protein FtsH — translated: IGMEEFEEAIERVVAGPERRSRLISEEEKRIIAYHEAGHALVMKMLPHADKVHKISIVSRGMALGYTMPLPEEDRVLNSRDRYRDELAGLLGGRVAEEIVFGEVTTGAANDLERVTKLARRMVTEFGMSEKLGPLQFGQKEELVFLGREISEQRNYSEEIAQLIDSEVRRFVEEAHERARAILLRYRQKLDEVAERLIRDETIEAEEFEAMFA
- a CDS encoding tetratricopeptide repeat protein — encoded protein: MGAVVSTPLVTTKILLPRLRSDLLRRPRLIDFLHSHVNRKLILISASAGYGKTSLLISFAHETELPVCWYSLDPSDNDPRLFLEYLVASIRQRFPDFGQRTLVLLRESARNELEPAVNMLINEIQTRIQGDVVIILDDYQEVEENAQVNAIVDRLLRHLPDTCHIILSTRTLPRRLSLTTLTARRQAAGLGANDLRFTPAEIQALAEQNYQLTLTEEQAAAWAERSEGWITGILLTTHAMWQGLLQSLMRIQGSGSQVFEYLANEVFQQQPEEIQHFLLASSVFREMTPAMCDALLEINNSLAVLQTLELRNLFINRLEGPEAWFRYHQLFREFLEQKLRTEFPDEYRRLHRRAGELAQDMGRWDAAVYHYHEAELPERIAALIEQVAADVYDRGRWRTLTRWMDLLPQEIQDRHPMLKFWRAKIYVEMADLDEALRLLHEACEGFRAVGDLKRLARALVEHASVLRLMGDHMGAIADCEAVLEMGERAETSTIALAHRVIGTCYGLRGEFTVGARELEEALRLYRQIRDRDNEAYLYHDLGTMYELIGDIDRSSAYFRQALRYWEATDKPWALANTLNSIGNSHYYRGEYEEAQKALERALDKAREAGYTRIEAYILASLGDLYRDTGRLSEAVRAYRDGLEIAQQVNEAMITVYIMAALGNAYRQQRQWSQAQGILQQALLLAEHHDSGYEIGLCKLSLGMLVCDMGDHTKAQQYLEQAYALFESGGAQREQARAALQLAHLEFVRLHRPQAIQFLLIALDIAENIGCDQFMLTDGTRLLPLYRYALRRRVGVSRLRKICNRIREMQRAQEPASVTVRPMPQTVRIQAFALGPSRVMKDGRLLTRADWGSTVTREMFFYLLEHRQPLRKEQIIDIFWAEVNEEKANSNFHSTAYRLRRAIAQDTLLYENGLYRLNPDLEIWYDVDAFQELIAQVAREDLSMEQREELLERAIDLYQGDFLAEFYSDWCVPQREALKGLYLEAVLQLGGIRVLQDDPEGAMEMFETALGVDSYREETYMLLMQMCALKGDLDGVRYWYRRCEDVLMQELGMPPSEATTRFYRELLG
- a CDS encoding universal stress protein; its protein translation is MIRNILFATDASGASERALIYVEHLARVEQAKVYVLHAYEVPKQYQGIDGFEELEEQFQRVAQAAVDDSTQVLREAGVEAEGEIIEGAPAPAILEAAKRYEVDLIVMGTRGPGNMAEMLLGSVSTQVLRNAPCPVLVVP
- the hflB gene encoding ATP-dependent zinc metalloprotease FtsH; amino-acid sequence: MNGKDHGRHTRRRQIWYSVAYLIISTMILLAINLWFLAPFRPQPAPYSRFLDALSKGTVTRAAIGVDEITWTEGEGEQAQSFRANRVPGVDDAEIVDRLHEIGAEFTGVPPSPFWSVVLSWGLPLLLLLGFWGWSVQRLPGATQALSFGRSRAKIWDESDVKVTFKDVAGVDEAVEELREVVDFLKHPEKYTAVGARIPKGVLLVGPPGTGKTLLARATAGEAGVPFFSISGADFVEMFVGVGAARVRDLFRQAREKAPCIVFIDEIDTIGRSRAGGRSPVSNEEREQTLNQLLVEMDGFDSSAGVIIMAATNRPDVLDPALLRPGRFDRQIVVDKPDLNGREAILRVHTRKVKLAPDVDLRVIAARTPGFAGAELANVVNEAALLAVRRGRQQVTMDDLDEAIDRVMAGLERKNRALNERERAIVAHHEMGHALLGMLLPHADPVHKVSIVPRGAAALGVTIQVPLEDRYLLTEAELRDRMTVVLGGRAAEEIVFGQVSTGPADDLQRATELARRMVTQFGMSDTLGPIALEATPEGFLGDERQGVPHSPYSEETAQQIDAEIRRIVDENYGRARELLQRHKEALLTLAQELLEKEVMDGSELAERLEAMGVHRLEEEDIAQPA
- a CDS encoding BON domain-containing protein; translation: MFGQPEIAHSERDQEILADVRDRLYRFNPIREVGAPVGIEVKDGVVTLTGWVRALSHKKMAAQIAAEVEGVREVRNQLYCDDELVPAAARALAEDPRTVHDFPGVQVSAYLGHIVLTGYVASQEEWDIADDVVTHVPGVRDVDNRLRVAPEELARLQT
- a CDS encoding BON domain-containing protein, producing the protein MFKIGADVYCVDGRAGRLVKVVVDPHTRRVTDLIVEKGFLQKKDRVIPTDVVESADEEAIRLRITSRELANYPEYREEEFVVPAPDWKPGPGYRSEDVLHWYLRYGYGVPPLTTEIRPMMRQRVQKGIDPNETVIGRGTRVYNAEGTIGHIDHLLVNKETGEITHLVLRKGIFPRRLVVPIEMVRSISDEGIYIKATREELEKLAQHTQRSDVDILEEVRERLAAAKEFDLSRVKATLEDGLVRLSGQVADIAAKRHAETIARSVEGVVDVENAITTDTGVVARVIAALEADPRTRLAVIEVTSDHGVVTLSGEVSSAEVRRAAEEIARQQEGVISVINALEVKPDRLDELLPAVRIPPQQWQQLQQP
- a CDS encoding ammonium transporter, producing the protein MTGEINAADVAWILMSAALVMLMTPALGFFYGGLVRRKNVLATIMHSFFMLALISVQWVLWGYSLAFGPDLGGVIGSLRWIGLNGVGLEPSPDYASSVPHLAFMIYQGMFAVITPALITGAFAERKRFKAFAIFSLLWATLVYDPVAHWVWGVGGWLGRLGAMDFAGGTVVHITSGMSALVAAIFLGRRLGFGREPMKPHDVTMTLLGAGLLWFGWFGFNAGSALSSGALAVNAFVVTNTAAAMAALTWMTLSWIHQHQPSVLGSAAGAVAGLVAITPAAGFVGVPASLLIGLGAGFLCYWAVQLKEKWGIDDSLDVWGVHGVGGVWGALATGIFASTAINPDGANGLLFGNPGQLLVQLVAVVIVSLYSMGVTWVILKALDKTIGLRVGEEEELSGLDVTQHGEVAYQL